Genomic segment of Paenibacillus sp. FSL R5-0912:
ATGGTAATAGGAGGAATATCGGGGGTTATTGCACCTGGAGGTGGGACGGCTCATGCTGCGGGAGGCTTCGCTGGAGGAACGGGTACAGCAAGTGATCCTTATCAGATTGCAACGGCCGATCAACTGAGTGAGGTTAGGAACTATTTGGATCCAGGTCTTTATTTTAATTTAATAGCTGATATTGATTTGAGTAGTTATGATAATTGGATGCCGATAGGAGTGAGGATCTATAGTGCCAATAGCTCCAGCAGTTCTCCGTTTAGTGGGAACATGGACGGCAATGGATTTAAAATCACAAATCTGAAAATTGATCAACCTTTTATTGTTTTTGAGGTCGGATTGTTTGGAAGGTCTACAGGGAATATTACCAATATGATTCTGGAAGATATTGAGGTGCAAGGAAGGTACTCATCGGGTGGTTTGTTATCCACTAACTACGGAACTATTAGCAACACTTACGTGACCGGAAGAATCGTGAATGGTTCAGCAGGTTTAGTTAATGAAAACTACGGAACTATTAGCAACAGCTACGCATTGGTAAGTATTACTGGAAATGGAATAAGTGGTGGCTTGGTTGGTAGTAATTACAGCAACGGAATCATCAAAAACAGTTACGCCACAGGAAGTATTGCTGGAAGATCTTTAGTGGGCGGATTGGTTGCTAGAAACGATGGAACCATTATCAATAGTTATGCCACAGGAAATGTGAGTGGGAGTAATTATTATGATATGGGGGGCTTGGTTGCTTACCTCTCCAGTGGAACCATTAGCAACAGCTTCTACGATAGTAGCACAACAGGACAGACGGATACCAGGAAAGGTACGGGTAAAACAACCGCAGAAATGCAAGATCCAACCACATTTAGTGACTGGGATTTCAGCGAAGATTGGTATATGCTTCCAGGACATTATCCTGAGTTATGGGCGTTTATAGCTTTGACACCAGGAACGAATGCAGGAACGACGAAGTTAACCGGCGTGGCAAGTGGGATGGAGTATAAAGTCAACACAGGCTCGTACACGCCGATAGTCGATACAAGCGTGGACAACATTGTAGTCAGACTAGGCGATAAGATTTATTTACGGGTAAAAGGGGCTGCACAACCAGCGATTGCTGAACATATCCGGAGTGTAGATGCCCAGGATATCAAGATTGTACCTATCCAATCAGCAGCAATTGATGGAGTGACCGTGCCGGAAACCGGTGCCGTACCCGTTGCGGCTCTGGCGGACACGGCAGAGTATACAGCAGCGATAGCCTGGAATCCGGCAGATGCTACCTTTGCCGGAGAAGAAAGCTACACGGCGAAGATAAGCCTCACGCCCAAGCCGGGGTACACTTTAGCCGGAGTAGCAAAAGACTTCTTCACTGTAGCGGGAGCTACAACGACGAATGCAGCGGATTCAGGTGTAGTGACCGCCGCATTCCCGGCGACGGCAGCGATACCTATCACGGCGGCAGCGATTGCTGGAGTAACCGCGCCGGTCGCAGGTGAAGCGCCGACAACATCGATAGTGGACACGGCAGAGTATACAGCGGCGATAGCCTGGAATCCGGCAGATGCTACCTTTGCCGGAGAAGAAAGCTACACGGCGAAGATAAGCCTCACGCCCAAGCCAGGTTACACTTTAGCAGGAGTGGCTAAAGATTTCTTCACTGTAGTCGGAGCAACCACTACGAATGCAGCGGATTCAGGAGTAGTGACCGCTGTATTCCCGGCGACGGCAGCGATACCTATCACGACGGCGGCGATAGCTGGAGTGACCGCGCCGGTCGCAGGTGAAGCGCCAACAGCATCGATAGCGGACACGGCAGAGTATACGGCGGCGATAGACTGGACTCCGGCAGACGCGAAGTTTACGGGAGCAGCGATTTATACAGCGAAGATCAGCCTCACGCCCAAGCCGGGGTACACTTTAGCCGGCGTAGCTAAAGATTTCTTCACTGTAGTCGGAGCAACCACTACGAATGCAGCGGATTCAGGAGTAGTGACCGCTGTATTCCCGGCGACGGCAGCGATACCTATCACGACGGCAGCGATTGCTGGAGTGACCGTGCCGGTCGCAGGTGCAGCGCCGACAGCATCGATAGCGGACACGGCAGAGTATACAGCGGCGATAGATTGGACTCCGGCAGACACGAAGTTTGCGGGAGCAGCAGTTTACACGGCGAAGATAAGCCTCATGCCCAAGCCGGGGTACACTTTAGCCGGAGTAGCTAAAGATTTCTTCACTGTAGTCGGAGCAACCACTACGAATGCAGCGGATTCAGGAGTTGTGACCGCCGTATTTCCGGCGACGGCACCGATAGCTATCACGACGGCGGCGATAGCTGGAGTGACCGCGCCGGTCGCAGGTGAAGCGCCAACAGCATCGATAGCGGACACGGCAGAGTATACGGCGGCGATAGACTGGACTCCGGCAGACGCGAAGTTTGCGGGAGCAGCGATTTATACGGCGAAGATCAGCCTCACGCCCAAGCCAGGTTACACTTTAGCAGGAGTGGCTAAAGACTTCTTCACTGTAGCGGGAGCTACAACGACGAATGCAGCGGATTCAGGTGTAGTGACCGCCGCATTCCCGGCGACGGCAGCGGTGCCTATCCAGACGGCAGCGATAGCTGGAGTGACTGCGCCGGTCGCAGGTGAAGCGCCGACAGCATCGATAGCGGACACGGCAGAGTATACAGCGGCGATAGATTGGACTCCGGCAGACACGAAGTTTGCGGGAGCAGCAGTTTACACGGCGAAGATCAGCCTCACGCCCAAGCCGGGGTACACTTTAGCCGGAGTAGCTAAAGATTTCTTCACTGTAGTCGGAGCAACCACTACGAATGCAGCGGATTCAGGAGTTGTGACCGCCGTATTCCCGGCGACGGCAGCGTTACCTATCACGACGGCGGCGATAGCGGGAGTAACCGTGCCGGTCGCAGGTGAAGCGCCGACAGCATCGATAGCGGACACGGCAGAGTATACGACGGCGATAGCCTGGACCCCGTCGGACGCGACCTTTGCGGGAGCAGCAGTTTACACGGCGAAGATAAGCCTTACGCCAAAACCCGGTTATACCTTAGCGGGAGTGGCTAAAGACTTCTTCACTGTAGCGGGAGCTACAACGACGAATGCAGCGGATTCAGGTGTAGTGACCGCTGTATTCCCGGCGACGGCAGCGATACCTATCACGACGGCAGCGATTGCTGGAGTAACCGTGCCGGTCGCAGGTGAAGCGCCGACAGCATCGATAGCGGACACGGCAGAGTATACAGCGGCGATAGATTGGACTCCGGCAGACGCAAGCTTTGGTGAAGGAACGGCGTATACCGCAACGATCACAATCACGCCCAAGCAGGGTTACACCTTAACCGGAGTACCCGCTTACTTCTTTACCGTACCGGGAGCAAACACCACGAATACAGCAGATTCAGGAGTGGTAACCGCCGCATTCCCGGCGACGGCGATCGTGCCTGTGACAGCTATTCCCATCAAGGCAGCAGAGATAGCGGGTGTAACTGCACCGCTAACCGGTGCCACACCGGTAACGATGGTAACGTACTCGTCAGAATATTCTGCCGCGGTTAGCTGGTCACCAGCGACGACCTTATTTGCTCCAGAAACGGCTTATACGGCGACGATCACAATCACGCCCAAGCCGGGGTATACCTTAACTGGAGTACCCGCCTACTTCTTTACCGTACCGGGAGCTAGCACCACCAATACAGCAGATTCAGGAGTGGTAACCGCCGAGTTCCCGGCGACGGCAGCGTTGCCTGTCACGGAAGTGCCTGTATCAAACGTTCCAATTACTACACCCGGGATAATGGGTGTGACCGCACCGATCATCGGGACTA
This window contains:
- a CDS encoding S-layer homology domain-containing protein; this encodes MGGLVAYLSSGTISNSFYDSSTTGQTDTRKGTGKTTAEMQDPTTFSDWDFSEDWYMLPGHYPELWAFIALTPGTNAGTTKLTGVASGMEYKVNTGSYTPIVDTSVDNIVVRLGDKIYLRVKGAAQPAIAEHIRSVDAQDIKIVPIQSAAIDGVTVPETGAVPVAALADTAEYTAAIAWNPADATFAGEESYTAKISLTPKPGYTLAGVAKDFFTVAGATTTNAADSGVVTAAFPATAAIPITAAAIAGVTAPVAGEAPTTSIVDTAEYTAAIAWNPADATFAGEESYTAKISLTPKPGYTLAGVAKDFFTVVGATTTNAADSGVVTAVFPATAAIPITTAAIAGVTAPVAGEAPTASIADTAEYTAAIDWTPADAKFTGAAIYTAKISLTPKPGYTLAGVAKDFFTVVGATTTNAADSGVVTAVFPATAAIPITTAAIAGVTVPVAGAAPTASIADTAEYTAAIDWTPADTKFAGAAVYTAKISLMPKPGYTLAGVAKDFFTVVGATTTNAADSGVVTAVFPATAPIAITTAAIAGVTAPVAGEAPTASIADTAEYTAAIDWTPADAKFAGAAIYTAKISLTPKPGYTLAGVAKDFFTVAGATTTNAADSGVVTAAFPATAAVPIQTAAIAGVTAPVAGEAPTASIADTAEYTAAIDWTPADTKFAGAAVYTAKISLTPKPGYTLAGVAKDFFTVVGATTTNAADSGVVTAVFPATAALPITTAAIAGVTVPVAGEAPTASIADTAEYTTAIAWTPSDATFAGAAVYTAKISLTPKPGYTLAGVAKDFFTVAGATTTNAADSGVVTAVFPATAAIPITTAAIAGVTVPVAGEAPTASIADTAEYTAAIDWTPADASFGEGTAYTATITITPKQGYTLTGVPAYFFTVPGANTTNTADSGVVTAAFPATAIVPVTAIPIKAAEIAGVTAPLTGATPVTMVTYSSEYSAAVSWSPATTLFAPETAYTATITITPKPGYTLTGVPAYFFTVPGASTTNTADSGVVTAEFPATAALPVTEVPVSNVPITTPGIMGVTAPIIGTTPVTTATYSPEYIATVSWSPAMTVFAPGTAYTAMITITPKPGYTLTGVPANFFTVAGASTTNAADSGIITAEFPATQLVSIDPGSTFILPTNIIVSSTNGTLTLPVNQAGEVSFEDAIKISIPAGAINKELILSIEKVLDPQKLFPNNELLLSPVYEVTKNFLENFIKPVRLNIAFDPSLVTSNQLAAVFYYDEVKKAWIEVAGGKSEGNHIIVEVDHFGKYAVLSVDEVTGLPVRAPVTESPTEVILSDVAGHWAEANIQQALSMGVVKGYLDGTFQPNHSVTRAEFAVMLMNALKHQGAGADLKFADSATIGVWAQTAIAQAVQAGIITGYEDGGFRPNAEITRAEMAVILAKALGESTGVKLTTSFADDKNIPGWAKASIDFVKQAGIVQGKGNNEFAPQDSATRAEAVTVLLKLLAQRGK